In Uranotaenia lowii strain MFRU-FL chromosome 2, ASM2978415v1, whole genome shotgun sequence, one genomic interval encodes:
- the LOC129742939 gene encoding uncharacterized protein LOC129742939, with protein MLPFIVNQQMQAREPTTFSVPVNQFNSVYHNSVSNPAAGAGVSGQPSEQCVNSQRGPYPTPSFPLLPVNHSSPWNVNHHSAYSANPECVNRNETVSTTNLQQQFRGLSSEQIAARQLMGKDLPTFSGNPEDWPLFFGIYNNTSHACGYSDVENLTRLQRSLRGEALDAVRSKLLIPSAVPLIIETLKQMYGRPEIMIFSLLRKVKDTPAPKPDKLETLITFGTVVGNLCDHLEAGQQEAHLNNPTLLFELIAKLPTQMQMDWSMFKDQFVEVNLRTFARFMSVLVKAASDVTLPARVKPDQRGAKAGRSCERNFVHAHSEVRPYSEEAPVPQRDRNSDSRNCKVCKQADHRVRDCEVFKRKDLEERWRIVKELPLCRTCLFQHGRRPCKEKKACGVQGCDYKHHPLLHNPKKNQPNVPASVNSHRNENPKALFRILPVTLHSRGRSIDVYAFLDDGSSITLMENGIAEQLGLEGKSDVLCMSWTADVTREEPNSKWVSLDVSGQGSSRCFPLTNIRTVEKLSLPVQSLEYRRLSSRFPHLAGLPICDYEDAVPRILIGNDNAHLSVSLRKREGEPHSPIATKSRLGWSIHGSWSKLGETLVNYSFHICECSSQLSSLHEIVKQSFAVDNLGIAVCPSPESDEDRRARRILIETTKRVAGRYETGLLWKHDYFEFPDNFAMAVKRLSCLERRMAADSIIGESVRKQIAEYQEKGYLIRATKAEIEAADPRRTWYLPLGVVVNPKKPGKVRIFCDAAAKVDGICLNTMLMKGPDLLVSLPKVLYGFREKRIAVCADIREMFHRVLIRDEDIHAQRILWRSHTEQEPEILLMKVATFGASCSPCSAQYVKNANAREHEERFPRAAESIIHHHYMDDYLQSFDSPEEAAETALQVRFVHSQAGFEIHSWSSNNDEVLRAVGESDPSSVKFFDTTESVSTERILGMFWVRAEDAFTFSSSLGRVPVWPTKREVLRIVMSIYDPLGLLSHFTIHGKILIQDIWRSGKSWDELIPEDIHKRWEKWIALFPQLNETRIPRAYFPSWTSRDLGALQLHAFVDASESAYACAVYLRAEVAGRVECTLISAKAKVTPLKTLTIPRAELMAALIGSRLIDNIVKDHSLEITRRIVWTDSRTVLAWITSDLRRYNQFVSCRIGEIIEKTNPSEWRWIPSKLNVADDATKWGAGPDLAAASRWWSGPKFLYETEENWPAQETKSQEPTEELRVSRKEVVGAHREVGDWIWRIDWANFSRWNRLVHTFAYVYRYVGNLGREARGLNLLIDSLEQQELVAAERLIYRTAQREEYPEEMAILESNRAGKKNLKRSSKLIKLSPFVDEHGVIRMESRISAAAFVSYDARNPIILPPKHRLTELLVQRYHEKYLHRNFGTVVNELRQKYHISQLKSVVRRIAKECAHCRVYNAKPVVPRMSPLPAARLKSFCRPFSYVGLDYFGPMLIRVGRSTVKRWVALFTCLTVRAVHLEVVHSLTTVSCQMAVRRFIGRRGSPIEIYSDNGTNFWGARNELVREIEDINRKLGTIFTNSATQWKFNPPSAPHMGGAWERLVRSVKTAFYAMSTSKNPNEETFGTLMVEAESLVNSRPLTFVSLESEDQEALTPNHFILLSSSGVVQPQTEAVDPRLATRDDYKHTRHLTDIFWHRWIKEYLPVIAQRTKWFEESRSLQPGDLVVIVDESVRNGWLRGRIMKTIEGADGRVRRAVVQTSSGPITRPASKIALLNVVGCKAPEADSPYGRGDVVATSTAHSG; from the coding sequence ATGTTGCCCTTTATCGTCAATCAGCAAATGCAAGCTCGGGAGCCAACTACGTTTTCTGTTCCAGTCAACCAGTTTAATTCGGTTTATCATAATTCTGTATCAAATCCCGCCGCTGGTGCTGGGGTGTCAGGACAACCGAGTGAGCAGTGCGTGAATTCTCAGCGTGGTCCCTATCCTACCCCGTCATTCCCCCTTCTGCCCGTGAATCACTCTTCACCCTGGAATGTGAACCATCACAGTGCGTACAGTGCAAACCCGGAGTGCGTGAACCGAAATGAAACAGTGTCGACTACCAATTTGCAGCAGCAGTTCAGGGGCCTATCGTCGGAACAAATCGCAGCCCGGCAACTCATGGGAAAGGATTTACCGACATTTTCCGGCAACCCTGAAGACTGGCCGTTATTTTTCGGGATCTATAATAACACCTCACATGCTTGCGGTTATTCGGACGTCGAAAATTTAACCCGACTGCAACGAAGTCTACGTGGGGAGGCGTTGGATGCGGTGCGAAGCAAGCTGCTGATACCGTCTGCCGTACCGTTAATCATCGAGACGCTGAAGCAGATGTACGGAAGGCCggaaatcatgattttttcgtTGCTGAGGAAGGTGAAGGATACTCCCGCTCCAAAGCCGGACAAATTGGAAACGCTGATAACGTTCGGCACAGTAGTTGGAAATCTTTGCGATCATCTGGAAGCTGGACAACAAGAAGCGCACCTGAATAATCCGACGTTGCTGTTCGAGCTAATTGCCAAATTGCCCACCCAGATGCAAATGGATTGGTCCATGTTCAAGGATCAGTTCGTGGAGGTCAACCTGCGAACCTTTGCCCGGTTCATGTCGGTGCTAGTAAAAGCTGCTTCAGACGTCACCTTGCCCGCGCGTGTCAAGCCCGATCAGAGAGGCGCTAAAGCTGGAAGGAGCTGTGAGCGGAATTTCGTTCATGCTCATTCCGAAGTGCGACCATATTCGGAAGAGGCGCCAGTACCGCAACGAGATCGCAATTCGGATAGCAGAAACTGCAAGGTTTGTAAACAAGCCGATCACAGGGTTCGAGATTGCGAAGTTTTCAAGCGCAAGGACTTGGAGGAGCGATGGAGGATCGTAAAAGAGTTGCCGCTATGTAGAACCTGCCTCTTTCAACACGGTCGGCGTCCCTGCAAGGAGAAGAAAGCGTGCGGTGTGCAGGGTTGCGATTACAAACATCATCCACTACTGCATAACCCGAagaaaaatcagccgaatgtaCCTGCTAGTGTGAACAGCCACCGAAACGAAAACCCGAAAGCTTTGTTCCGGATTCTGCCAGTAACCCTGCACAGCCGCGGACGCTCGATCGACGTATATGCTTTCCTGGACGATGGGTCGTCTATCACGTTGATGGAGAATGGCATAGCGGAACAACTGGGACTCGAAGGAAAAAGCGACGTTTTGTGTATGTCTTGGACAGCGGACGTCACCCGAGAGGAGCCCAATTCGAAATGGGTATCGCTGGATGTTTCGGGACAAGGCAGCTCCAGGTGTTTCCCCCTAACGAATATCCGGACGGTGGAGAAACTTTCTTTGCCGGTCCAATCACTCGAATATCGTCGATTATCGTCCCGTTTTCCTCATTTGGCTGGTCTACCGATATGCGACTACGAAGATGCTGTTCCCCGGATTCTCATTGGAAACGACAATGCTCATTTGTCGGTATCCCTTCGGAAGCGCGAAGGCGAGCCTCATTCTCCGATTGCAACGAAATCCCGCCTTGGATGGTCCATCCATGGATCTTGGTCGAAGCTTGGAGAAACTCTCGTCAACTACAGTTTCCATATTTGTGAATGTTCTTCCCAGTTGAGTAGCCTGCACGAGATAGTGAAGCAATCGTTTGCCGTGGACAACTTAGGAATCGCCGTGTGCCCGAGTCCAGAATCCGACGAAGACAGAAGAGCGCGCCGAATCCTGATAGAGACCACCAAGCGAGTAGCTGGACGTTACGAGACAGGCCTTCTATGGAAACACGATTACTTTGAATTCCCGGATAACTTTGCGATGGCGGTGAAACGTTTGTCTTGCTTAGAGCGACGCATGGCAGCAGATTCCATAATCGGCGAGAGTGTCAGGAAGCAGATTGCGGAATACCAGGAAAAGGGGTACCTGATCAGAGCGACGAAGGCGGAGATTGAAGCGGCGGATCCTCGGCGGACGTGGTATTTGCCACTGGGCGTTGTCGTCAATCCCAAAAAGCCCGGTAAGGTGAGAATCTTCTGCGACGCGGCAGCCAAGGTGGACGGCATTTGTTTGAACACCATGCTGATGAAAGGTCCGGATCTGTTGGTGTCGCTGCCGAAGGTGTTGTACGGGTTCCGAGAAAAGCGGATCGCGGTGTGTGCCGATATCCGCGAGATGTTTCATCGAGTGCTGATTCGCGACGAAGACATCCACGCGCAAAGGATTCTCTGGAGATCGCATACCGAACAGGAGCCTGAGATATTGTTGATGAAAGTGGCCACCTTTGGTGCTTCTTGCTCTCCGTGTTCCGCACAGTACGTCAAAAACGCGAACGCCCGAGAGCATGAAGAAAGATTCCCACGAGCAGCAGAATCGATCATTCATCACCATTACATGGACGACTACCTCCAGAGCTTTGATAGTCCAGAAGAAGCAGCGGAGACTGCTTTACAAGTCCGATTCGTGCATTCCCAAGCAGGGTTCGAAATTCATTCTTGGTCTTCGAACAACGATGAAGTTTTGCGAGCTGTTGGAGAATCCGACCCTTCCTCTGTGAAGTTTTTCGATACTACTGAGTCCGTTTCTACTGAAAGAATCTTGGGCATGTTTTGGGTCCGGGCGGAAGATGCATTCACATTCTCTTCCAGCCTCGGGCGTGTACCAGTGTGGCCCACAAAACGAGAGGTTTTGCGCATAGTCATGAGCATCTACGACCCCCTAGGTCTCCTGTCCCACTTTACCATCCATGGGAAGATCCTCATCCAGGACATTTGGAGAAGCGGAAAGTCCTGGGATGAACTAATTCCGGAGGATATCCACAAGCGTTGGGAGAAATGGATTGCTTTATTCCCGCAACTGAACGAGACCCGCATACCCCGTGCATATTTCCCCAGTTGGACTTCCCGTGATCTTGGAGCGTTGCAATTACACGCATTTGTAGACGCCAGCGAATCGGCTTACGCGTGCGCCGTATACTTGCGGGCCGAAGTAGCTGGGAGAGTCGAGTGTACTCTAATATCGGCGAAGGCGAAAGTGACACCGTTGAAAACGCTGACGATACCGCGGGCGGAATTGATGGCTGCACTCATCGGGAGTCGTTTGATCGACAACATCGTCAAGGACCACTCTTTGGAAATCACTCGACGGATAGTTTGGACTGATTCGCGCACCGTTCTGGCGTGGATTACTTCGGATCTCAGGCGTTACAATCAGTTCGTATCGTGTCGCATAGGGGAAATCATCGAGAAAACAAACCCATCGGAATGGAGGTGGATTCCCAGCAAGCTGAACGTGGCAGACGATGCAACGAAGTGGGGCGCAGGACCGGATTTGGCCGCAGCTAGCAGATGGTGGTCAGGACCGAAGTTTCTCTATGAGACCGAAGAGAATTGGCCGGCTCAGGAAACAAAATCTCAAGAACCGACGGAGGAGCTTCGCGTATCGAGGAAAGAAGTTGTGGGAGCGCATCGTGAAGTTGGCGACTGGATCTGGCGAATCGATTGGGCGAATTTCTCTCGATGGAACAGGCTGGTTCACACATTCGCCTATGTATACCGCTACGTGGGAAATCTCGGCAGAGAAGCTAGGGGTCTCAACCTCTTGATCGATTCACTGGAACAACAAGAATTAGTTGCGGCTGAGAGGTTGATTTATCGGACGGCGCAGAGGGAGGAGTATCCTGAAGAAATGGCCATATTGGAGTCGAACCGAGCTGGAAAGAAGAACCTGAAACGCAGCAGCAAATTGATAAAGCTTTCACCTTTCGTCGATGAGCACGGGGTCATCAGGATGGAGTCAAGGATCAGCGCAGCAGCTTTCGTATCGTATGACGCTCGGAACCCTATCATTCTCCCCCCGAAACATCGATTGACGGAACTCCTGGTACAGCGGTACCACGAGAAATATTTACATCGCAATTTTGGCACTGTGGTCAACGAGCTGCGACAGAAATATCACATATCGCAACTGAAATCGGTCGTGCGTCGGATAGCGAAAGAATGCGCGCATTGTAGAGTCTACAATGCCAAACCAGTCGTCCCTAGGATGAGTCCTCTTCCTGCGGCGAGACTCAAATCATTTTGTCGCCCTTTTTCCTACGTCGGACTCGATTATTTCGGGCCAATGCTTATTCGAGTGGGTCGCAGCACCGTGAAGAGATGGGTGGCGCTTTTCACATGTTTGACTGTGCGGGCGGTTCATCTGGAGGTAGTACACTCGCTCACAACGGTTTCCTGCCAGATGGCAGTGCGGCGTTTCATCGGTCGACGAGGATCTCCGATCGAAATATACTCGGACAACGGGACGAACTTCTGGGGCGCTCGGAACGAACTAGTTCGGGAAATCGAGGACATCAACCGAAAACTGGGGACAATCTTCACGAACTCCGCTACGCAGTGGAAGTTCAATCCACCTTCGGCGCCTCACATGGGAGGAGCCTGGGAGCGGCTAGTTAGGTCAGTCAAGACAGCATTCTACGCCATGTCCACTTCGAAGAACCCGAACGAGGAGACATTTGGAACGCTGATGGTCGAAGCAGAATCGTTGGTTAACTCCAGACCCTTAACCTTTGTTTCGTTGGAGTCGGAGGATCAAGAAGCGCTGACACCGAACCATTTCATTCTTCTGAGCTCCAGTGGAGTGGTGCAGCCGCAGACAGAAGCAGTGGACCCCAGACTCGCTACGCGCGATGACTATAAACACACTCGTCATCTCACTGACATCTTTTGGCATCGTTGGATCAAAGAATACCTGCCGGTCATTGCTCAACGTACGAAGTGGTTCGAAGAATCAAGATCGCTACAACCCGGAGACTTGGTGGTAATCGTCGATGAGTCGGTTCGGAACGGATGGTTACGAGGCCGAATCATGAAGACGATCGAGGGTGCTGATGGACGCGTTCGCCGAGCAGTGGTGCAAACGTCATCGGGTCCGATAACAAGGCCTGCGTCGAAGATTGCGCTACTGAATGTGGTTGGTTGTAAGGCTCCGGAAGCAGACTCGCCTTACGGAAGGGGGGATGTTGTTGCGACTTCGACAGCCCACAGTGGCTGA